One genomic window of Chitinivibrionales bacterium includes the following:
- the hypF gene encoding carbamoyltransferase HypF — MISYTITITGTVQGVGFRPFVYRTAHAHGIRGDVRNDVSGVVIRARGTQKQLDAFLEDLCTKTPPLARIRSCDVKEESPGETYDDFVIVASKHGEKPDVDITRDTAPCAACLKEMRDHSNRRYGHPFINCTDCGPRYTIITGLPYDRPNTTMTDFAMCPLCKAEYENPGNRRFHAQPVCCNDCGPSLSLLDGKGEAIQDTDPVGRAVDLLAQGKILAIKGLGGFHLACRADCEETVVILRNRKRREQKPLAIMTAGIPNVKKFCTLSETEKFLLEGIERPIVICDKKGDLQGIAESVAPGVPTLGMMLPSTPLHALLFDTDRYDALVMTSGNLSSEPICITNEEAVAKLTGIADYFLVNDRPIHIRVDDSIVRILSGNPVLLRRARGYVPAPLPVNYNVEGMVALGGIMKSTVCIGRKSTCYVSQYLGKAENVETLENGVHVLDHLIGVLGVKPERYIIDLHPGGFVSSVITTDDCPVIKIQHHHAHAAACMAENRIDGPSVCLIYDGLGLGDDETLWGGEILVADTREYKRIGHLSPMKMPGGDAATRNPARMAIGALWETYPHTAQKICPWLSPKERQAVISLLQSDINCPVTTSMGRLFDALAAILDICRVQTYEGQPAIELEGYADRNERRSYSLDIVDNGILLLDGPLLLKKAIDDFLSGTDTSIVAARFHNSIVDISAEAANIAAKKNGIGTVCLSGGCFQNALLFERLVKKLHDLKLKPVYHRILSPGDECISFGQAVIGGARRANISNENIRSSTLKD, encoded by the coding sequence ATGATTTCATACACGATCACCATTACCGGCACTGTTCAGGGAGTAGGGTTTCGCCCCTTTGTCTATCGAACCGCCCATGCACATGGGATCAGGGGTGATGTACGGAACGATGTTTCAGGGGTGGTAATCCGCGCCCGGGGTACGCAAAAACAGCTGGATGCATTTCTTGAGGATCTTTGTACCAAAACTCCTCCCCTTGCCCGGATCCGTTCGTGCGATGTTAAAGAAGAGAGCCCTGGCGAGACTTATGACGATTTTGTTATCGTTGCGAGTAAACACGGGGAAAAACCTGATGTTGACATCACTCGTGATACCGCGCCATGTGCAGCCTGTCTCAAAGAAATGCGCGACCACTCCAACCGCCGGTACGGTCATCCTTTTATCAATTGTACCGATTGCGGTCCCCGATATACAATAATTACCGGACTCCCCTACGACCGGCCCAATACTACCATGACCGACTTTGCCATGTGTCCATTATGCAAAGCCGAATACGAAAACCCGGGAAACCGCCGGTTTCATGCTCAGCCGGTCTGTTGCAACGACTGCGGTCCTTCACTTTCGCTTCTTGACGGCAAAGGAGAAGCGATTCAGGATACCGATCCGGTCGGCCGCGCCGTCGACCTGCTTGCCCAGGGCAAAATTCTGGCAATCAAGGGTCTGGGAGGGTTTCATCTTGCCTGCAGAGCCGATTGTGAAGAAACGGTGGTTATACTCCGCAACCGCAAAAGACGGGAGCAGAAACCTCTGGCGATCATGACCGCCGGTATACCGAATGTAAAAAAATTCTGCACATTATCTGAAACCGAAAAATTTTTGCTTGAAGGAATCGAACGTCCTATTGTCATTTGTGACAAAAAAGGCGATCTACAGGGAATAGCCGAATCGGTCGCGCCGGGTGTTCCCACTCTTGGCATGATGCTTCCCTCAACGCCTCTTCATGCCCTGCTGTTCGATACCGATCGTTATGATGCGCTTGTTATGACCAGCGGTAATCTCAGTTCGGAACCGATCTGCATAACCAACGAAGAAGCGGTTGCCAAGCTTACCGGTATTGCCGATTATTTCCTCGTCAACGACCGTCCGATCCATATACGGGTGGATGATTCCATTGTGCGGATACTTTCCGGAAACCCGGTACTCCTGAGAAGGGCCCGGGGGTATGTCCCCGCTCCCCTTCCGGTGAATTATAATGTTGAGGGCATGGTGGCATTGGGAGGCATTATGAAAAGCACGGTCTGTATCGGCCGGAAGTCAACCTGCTATGTCTCTCAATATCTCGGTAAAGCCGAAAATGTCGAAACCCTTGAGAATGGTGTCCATGTACTCGATCATCTTATCGGCGTTCTGGGGGTGAAACCGGAACGGTATATCATCGATCTTCACCCGGGTGGATTTGTTTCATCGGTCATCACGACGGATGATTGTCCGGTGATAAAAATACAACACCATCACGCCCACGCTGCCGCATGTATGGCGGAAAACCGAATAGACGGGCCGTCGGTATGCCTTATTTATGACGGTCTTGGTCTCGGGGATGACGAGACACTCTGGGGAGGCGAAATACTTGTTGCCGATACCCGGGAATATAAACGGATCGGCCATCTGAGCCCCATGAAAATGCCCGGCGGCGATGCAGCCACGCGTAATCCCGCACGAATGGCAATCGGTGCACTGTGGGAAACGTACCCCCACACCGCTCAAAAAATCTGTCCCTGGCTTTCCCCAAAGGAACGGCAGGCGGTTATCTCCCTGCTCCAATCGGATATTAATTGCCCGGTAACCACGAGTATGGGACGGCTTTTCGATGCCCTCGCTGCGATCCTCGATATCTGCAGAGTTCAAACCTACGAAGGACAACCGGCCATTGAGCTTGAAGGATATGCCGACAGGAACGAAAGAAGATCCTATTCCCTCGATATTGTTGATAATGGAATACTGCTTCTCGATGGTCCCCTCCTGCTTAAGAAAGCAATCGATGATTTTCTTTCGGGCACGGATACATCGATCGTCGCAGCGCGGTTCCATAATTCAATTGTGGATATAAGTGCGGAGGCGGCGAACATTGCCGCGAAAAAGAACGGCATTGGCACAGTGTGCCTGAGCGGTGGATGTTTCCAGAATGCATTACTTTTCGAGCGTTTGGTTAAAAAACTGCACGATCTTAAACTAAAGCCCGTGTATCATCGTATTTTATCTCCAGGAGATGAGTGCATCTCCTTTGGGCAGGCGGTGATCGGAGGGGCGAGGAGAGCGAATATAAGTAATGAAAACATCAGGAGTAGTACGCTTAAAGATTGA
- the hypE gene encoding hydrogenase expression/formation protein HypE, whose translation MTIDRIELSHGSGKGLQELLGEIIFPVLASDHTGAFEDAAVISPGCGKIAFTTDSFVVNPLEFPGGDIGKLAACGTINDLAMMGAVPTHLAVSLILEEDLDAGLLRKILKSLKDMCALTNVAISCGDTKVVEKGKADGIFITTAGIGSVHEGINLSAGFARKNDTIIISGPVGLHGIAILAQRKNLGFASSAVSDCAPLHEPALALLEAVPETRVMRDATRGGCATVLNEIAADSGVTIRLKKTDIPVPQVVESACAFLGFDPLQIANEGTFAAVVPSDMAQKALEALYSCPQSKNAAIIGKVENKGRFPLVLETEVGGTRPVEIPPGRLLPRIC comes from the coding sequence ATGACAATTGACAGAATCGAACTTTCCCATGGAAGCGGGAAGGGATTGCAGGAATTGTTGGGTGAAATAATTTTTCCGGTTCTTGCATCGGATCATACCGGTGCCTTTGAAGATGCGGCGGTGATTTCTCCGGGATGCGGCAAGATCGCATTCACCACCGATTCCTTTGTCGTTAATCCCCTTGAATTTCCCGGCGGTGATATCGGTAAGCTTGCCGCCTGCGGGACAATCAATGATCTTGCAATGATGGGTGCGGTACCGACCCATCTTGCCGTCTCCCTTATTCTCGAAGAAGATCTTGATGCCGGGCTGCTCAGGAAAATATTAAAATCGCTCAAGGATATGTGTGCCCTTACCAATGTTGCCATAAGCTGCGGGGATACGAAAGTCGTGGAAAAAGGTAAAGCTGACGGCATCTTTATTACTACCGCTGGAATCGGGAGTGTGCATGAAGGCATCAATCTTTCTGCCGGATTTGCCCGCAAGAATGATACGATCATTATTAGCGGGCCTGTGGGCTTGCATGGAATTGCAATTTTAGCGCAGCGTAAAAATCTGGGATTTGCCTCCAGTGCTGTTTCCGACTGCGCTCCCCTTCACGAACCGGCCCTTGCCCTGCTCGAAGCGGTTCCTGAAACTCGGGTGATGCGTGATGCCACACGGGGTGGGTGTGCCACGGTCCTCAATGAAATTGCCGCCGATTCCGGAGTAACGATCAGATTGAAAAAAACCGATATCCCCGTCCCCCAGGTTGTCGAAAGCGCCTGCGCCTTTCTGGGTTTCGACCCACTCCAGATTGCCAATGAAGGCACCTTTGCAGCAGTTGTACCCTCAGATATGGCCCAAAAAGCTCTGGAGGCCTTATATTCGTGCCCGCAGTCAAAAAATGCCGCAATTATCGGAAAGGTCGAAAATAAGGGACGTTTCCCCCTTGTTCTGGAAACCGAAGTTGGTGGGACCAGACCGGTAGAAATTCCACCCGGACGGCTGCTTCCCAGAATTTGTTGA
- a CDS encoding DUF1614 domain-containing protein: protein MFPFGLIPLLLFLFLLILFPLILADVMLSALARLGLDPGTSLLAALGILLGGMINIPVKRIRRENPVKHTPSGLYGIERMMPGLVKQSNYTTIAVNIGGCVVPSIIVIYQIIRLAGEGSMALITVSGAALINIVFCYFFARPVRGVGIALSPIIPAVVAALCGVLFIPDLAPVIAFVSGVTGPLVGADLLNLNKISKISTGVASIGGAGTFDGIVISGFLATLLTW, encoded by the coding sequence ATGTTTCCCTTTGGTTTGATTCCACTTTTACTGTTTCTTTTTTTGCTTATTTTATTTCCCCTTATTCTTGCTGATGTAATGTTGAGTGCCCTGGCTCGCCTGGGCCTCGACCCGGGAACGTCACTGCTCGCCGCCCTTGGCATCCTGCTTGGCGGCATGATCAATATTCCGGTGAAACGGATTCGACGGGAAAATCCGGTAAAACACACACCCTCCGGTTTGTATGGAATTGAACGAATGATGCCGGGGTTAGTCAAACAGAGCAACTATACCACCATTGCGGTCAATATCGGAGGATGCGTTGTTCCATCGATAATTGTTATCTACCAGATAATTCGACTTGCCGGCGAAGGAAGCATGGCGCTTATTACCGTTTCGGGTGCTGCGCTCATAAACATTGTATTCTGCTATTTCTTTGCGCGCCCGGTACGAGGGGTAGGTATTGCCCTTTCTCCAATCATTCCGGCGGTTGTCGCCGCCCTTTGCGGAGTACTGTTTATCCCCGATCTTGCGCCGGTCATTGCCTTTGTTTCAGGGGTTACCGGTCCACTGGTAGGAGCGGACCTTCTGAATCTGAATAAAATTTCAAAAATCAGTACCGGAGTCGCCAGTATCGGCGGTGCAGGGACTTTCGATGGGATCGTTATTTCGGGTTTTCTGGCAACACTCCTTACCTGGTAG
- a CDS encoding DUF91 domain-containing protein has protein sequence MVIAHNEKTVNTKEQPGRINRPAKMHVFRTTNRGPGMDKRGRPFIWEMIREAIEAMGGKSTNVLVRDWILERYPEANANTIQCHIIICTVNHQSRVHYPENQKPRRAESEYDFLYRPSPGKLELYDSRIHGQWEIVQDPHGFLFVRRADTAARGKPEEIFVGGGMIEEKQLRTYLARSLDSIQQGLELFVDDMGNDGLEYLTDIGAIDILCVDREGNFHIVVLKVERTAEEVSGQILGFMNWIKQYLAGEKAVWGYVIATQISPHMRYALANREDIFLKEYEINIILKDVEKA, from the coding sequence ATGGTAATTGCACATAATGAGAAAACTGTAAACACAAAAGAACAACCGGGCCGGATTAACCGGCCGGCAAAAATGCACGTGTTTCGAACAACAAACAGGGGGCCGGGTATGGACAAACGTGGAAGACCTTTTATATGGGAGATGATCCGTGAGGCTATCGAAGCGATGGGGGGGAAATCGACCAATGTGCTTGTTCGTGACTGGATACTGGAACGATATCCTGAAGCGAATGCCAACACCATTCAATGCCATATAATCATCTGTACGGTTAATCATCAATCACGGGTCCATTATCCCGAAAACCAGAAACCCCGGCGTGCGGAAAGTGAATACGATTTCCTTTACCGTCCCTCCCCGGGCAAATTGGAATTATACGATTCCCGCATTCATGGTCAATGGGAAATAGTCCAGGACCCTCATGGTTTTTTATTTGTCCGCCGTGCCGATACGGCAGCCCGGGGAAAACCCGAAGAAATCTTTGTCGGCGGAGGAATGATTGAAGAAAAACAGCTTCGAACCTACCTGGCCCGAAGTCTCGACAGTATTCAGCAGGGCCTTGAATTATTCGTTGATGACATGGGTAATGACGGTCTCGAATATTTAACCGATATCGGTGCTATCGATATTTTATGCGTTGATCGGGAAGGTAATTTCCATATTGTCGTGCTCAAAGTCGAGCGAACGGCCGAGGAAGTCAGTGGCCAGATTCTCGGTTTCATGAACTGGATCAAACAGTATCTGGCCGGCGAAAAAGCGGTTTGGGGATATGTCATTGCCACCCAGATTTCACCCCACATGCGCTATGCCCTGGCCAATCGTGAAGATATCTTCCTTAAAGAATACGAAATCAATATCATTTTAAAAGACGTCGAGAAAGCGTGA
- the hypC gene encoding HypC/HybG/HupF family hydrogenase formation chaperone, which produces MCLAVPAKILSIDGTVATCDMAGNTTNADISMTPEAGVGDYVIIHAGLAIQKYDEQEALETLALFKELGDTTESQ; this is translated from the coding sequence ATGTGTTTAGCAGTCCCGGCAAAGATACTCAGCATCGACGGCACGGTTGCCACCTGTGATATGGCGGGCAATACCACGAATGCCGATATCTCGATGACTCCCGAGGCAGGCGTGGGCGATTATGTGATTATCCATGCAGGTTTGGCCATTCAGAAATATGATGAACAGGAAGCCTTAGAGACTCTGGCGCTGTTTAAAGAGCTTGGCGATACAACGGAGTCGCAATGA
- a CDS encoding nicotinate phosphoribosyltransferase, producing MAFVQDGLTHGILYTDFYQLTMAQLYFKMGMHETNAQFEYFFRTCPDYGAHKAGYCIMAGTSWLQEWMSDVKVDKQSIQKLRDHTGKSGKPIFSDDFLDWFEENGNFNRITMEGIAEGRVIHPNVPALVVRGPLAMAQILESPLLNHMNYPILIATKASRVKRAGADKMTIEFGMRRAQSEAANAGARAALIGGADFTSNTGISYKLGLPPKGTHAHSMVQAFMSLGRGELEAFRAYADVYPDNCILLVDTINTLESGIPNAIKVFEELRSKGHTPVGIRLDSGDLAYLSIQASMMLDKAGFGDVSIVLSNKLDELVLMQIIKQIKEEAPPAGVDPDKLINRLVYGVGTRLITSRGEGALDGVYKLTAIEQEGKWIPALKLSETPGKTLNPGKKNVWRLYDKNNKAIADCLSTGDEDLRTYSSIHLHHPVDYTRSRALDATSLGRIEQLHVPLFKNGGIREKEASIDQMRKIRRADEEYLDSGVKRFINPHIYHVSLTRKLWELKQDLIEQAKK from the coding sequence ATGGCCTTTGTACAGGATGGTTTGACGCATGGAATATTGTATACGGATTTTTACCAGCTTACCATGGCTCAGCTCTATTTCAAAATGGGTATGCATGAGACGAATGCTCAATTCGAATATTTTTTCCGGACCTGTCCCGATTATGGGGCCCATAAGGCCGGTTATTGTATCATGGCGGGAACATCATGGCTTCAAGAATGGATGAGCGATGTAAAGGTCGATAAACAGTCGATCCAGAAGCTGCGCGATCACACGGGAAAATCGGGAAAGCCGATTTTTTCGGATGATTTTTTAGACTGGTTTGAAGAAAACGGGAATTTTAACCGGATAACCATGGAGGGGATTGCCGAAGGCCGGGTGATTCATCCGAATGTACCGGCCTTAGTTGTTCGTGGGCCGCTTGCTATGGCACAGATACTCGAATCACCGCTTCTGAATCATATGAATTATCCGATTCTGATTGCCACAAAGGCATCCCGGGTCAAGCGGGCCGGTGCGGATAAGATGACCATTGAATTCGGCATGCGACGGGCGCAGAGCGAGGCGGCGAATGCCGGTGCACGAGCCGCCCTTATCGGCGGCGCCGATTTTACCTCAAATACCGGTATCTCCTATAAACTCGGTCTACCACCCAAAGGCACCCATGCGCACAGTATGGTCCAGGCTTTCATGTCACTGGGTCGGGGAGAATTGGAAGCATTCAGAGCCTATGCGGATGTTTATCCCGATAACTGCATTCTTTTGGTTGACACAATCAACACACTGGAAAGTGGTATCCCCAATGCTATAAAAGTCTTCGAAGAACTGCGGAGTAAAGGTCACACTCCGGTGGGAATCCGACTGGATTCGGGGGACCTTGCCTATCTCAGTATCCAGGCGAGCATGATGCTTGACAAAGCAGGCTTCGGAGATGTTTCGATTGTGCTGTCAAATAAACTCGACGAACTGGTATTGATGCAGATTATCAAACAGATCAAAGAAGAAGCTCCTCCGGCGGGAGTGGATCCCGATAAACTTATCAACCGCCTGGTGTACGGCGTTGGGACCCGGCTGATAACATCCAGGGGAGAAGGTGCGCTTGACGGTGTCTATAAGTTGACGGCAATCGAGCAGGAGGGAAAGTGGATACCGGCGCTCAAATTATCCGAAACACCGGGCAAAACACTTAATCCCGGTAAAAAAAATGTATGGCGCCTCTATGATAAAAACAACAAAGCAATTGCCGATTGTCTGTCGACCGGCGATGAAGATCTCAGAACATATTCATCGATTCACCTTCATCATCCGGTGGATTACACCAGATCCCGCGCTCTTGATGCAACAAGTCTGGGTCGAATCGAACAGCTTCACGTTCCCCTTTTTAAAAATGGCGGGATCAGAGAAAAAGAAGCCTCTATCGACCAAATGAGAAAAATACGGAGAGCCGATGAAGAATATCTCGATTCCGGAGTCAAGCGATTTATCAATCCTCATATTTATCACGTATCACTTACCCGGAAATTATGGGAGCTGAAACAAGACCTGATAGAGCAGGCAAAAAAATGA
- a CDS encoding helix-turn-helix domain-containing protein has translation MAERKKDKQVNIPIPTLLTPSDIAQYLRVNYYTVRDLRHAGRIPPPDITIGNRPRWKTETITALLNKGHI, from the coding sequence ATGGCTGAGAGGAAAAAAGACAAACAGGTGAACATTCCGATTCCGACCTTGTTAACCCCAAGCGATATCGCGCAATATCTTCGGGTAAACTATTATACGGTTCGCGATTTACGTCATGCAGGACGTATCCCGCCTCCGGATATCACCATCGGTAACCGGCCTCGCTGGAAAACCGAGACGATTACGGCGCTGCTCAACAAAGGACATATTTAA
- the hypD gene encoding hydrogenase formation protein HypD codes for MNLVHFNDPSTAKKLLDGIHAHARKLDQVTIMEVCGTHTMEIGRLGLRPLLPENVELVSGPGCPVCVTPGTVIDRAAELALEHDVTVCTFGDMMRVPGNKTSLENARRRGAAIEVVTSPLQVLQLAESNPSEEYVFIAVGFETTIPVVARTVVIASEKRLSNISFIICHRLVPPALDVLIDDKDIALSGFLLPGHVSAIIGMQAYAGLTGAKIPGVVTGFEPLDIIGGIQAVMTLLTEHRYEVVNRYPRIVKPEGNPHALQLMSEVFSPADAVFRGIGPIPNSGLALQEQFGSYDACRKYKIDIQEDIMPKGCSCGAVLKGIIRPDQCPLFAGACTPNSPVGPCMVSSEGSCAAYYRYER; via the coding sequence ATGAATTTAGTGCATTTCAATGATCCATCAACTGCCAAAAAGCTTCTTGACGGCATCCATGCCCATGCTCGGAAGCTCGATCAGGTTACAATTATGGAAGTATGCGGCACGCATACCATGGAGATCGGCCGCCTCGGATTGCGGCCCCTCCTCCCGGAAAATGTTGAACTCGTTTCCGGGCCCGGCTGTCCGGTATGTGTGACACCGGGGACGGTAATCGACCGGGCAGCAGAGCTTGCACTTGAGCATGATGTCACCGTGTGTACATTCGGTGATATGATGCGGGTCCCCGGAAACAAAACCTCTCTTGAAAATGCCCGCCGCCGGGGCGCCGCAATCGAGGTTGTCACATCACCACTTCAGGTACTTCAGCTTGCCGAGTCCAACCCTTCCGAAGAATATGTGTTTATTGCGGTGGGGTTCGAAACAACGATACCGGTTGTTGCACGAACCGTTGTTATAGCATCCGAAAAACGATTATCCAATATAAGCTTTATCATCTGTCACCGTCTGGTGCCCCCGGCACTCGATGTCCTTATCGACGATAAGGATATTGCACTTTCGGGATTTCTTCTCCCGGGCCATGTCAGCGCCATTATCGGCATGCAAGCCTATGCCGGGCTCACCGGTGCAAAAATCCCCGGGGTGGTTACCGGATTTGAACCCCTCGATATTATCGGCGGCATTCAAGCTGTCATGACTCTACTGACAGAACACCGATATGAGGTTGTCAATCGATATCCGCGCATTGTCAAACCAGAGGGTAATCCCCATGCCCTGCAGCTCATGAGTGAGGTTTTCAGCCCGGCCGATGCTGTGTTCAGGGGTATCGGGCCGATACCGAACAGCGGCCTTGCTTTACAGGAGCAATTCGGCTCCTATGATGCATGCCGCAAATACAAAATAGACATACAAGAAGATATCATGCCGAAAGGATGTTCCTGCGGTGCAGTACTGAAAGGTATTATACGTCCCGACCAGTGCCCACTCTTTGCCGGCGCCTGTACCCCCAACTCACCGGTGGGTCCTTGCATGGTGTCGAGTGAAGGTTCATGCGCGGCATACTACCGGTACGAACGGTGA
- a CDS encoding DNA-binding protein produces MSQNTVSNEQLADIFEEVAELLQRKDGNEHRARAYHIASSVIRGTEFSVSERLKKDGPRAITELRGIGKGIAASIEEINNTGKLSLLDHLQCEQSFMDTLKSLPGIGQKLAEEIHDKLGIESLEELEMAVHDGRVEQLSGMGKRRTEGLAETLNSILSRSKRRRMHEIEKQPSVPLLLEIDREYRQKADEGKLHTIAPRRFNPDHDAWLPIMNTQRDGWKFTAMYSNTHKAHEFGKTHEWVVIYYSHDSVEDQCTVVSYSRGSMKGKRVIRGREQESLK; encoded by the coding sequence ATGAGTCAAAACACCGTATCGAATGAACAGTTAGCAGACATTTTCGAAGAAGTGGCGGAGCTTCTGCAGCGCAAGGATGGCAATGAACACCGGGCGCGCGCCTATCATATCGCCTCATCGGTAATCAGGGGAACCGAATTTTCTGTAAGTGAACGGCTGAAGAAAGATGGCCCCAGGGCAATTACCGAACTACGAGGGATCGGTAAAGGAATTGCAGCCTCTATCGAGGAAATCAACAATACCGGCAAATTGAGCCTCCTTGATCATCTTCAATGCGAACAATCGTTTATGGATACGCTGAAGTCTCTTCCGGGTATCGGACAGAAACTGGCTGAGGAGATTCATGATAAGCTTGGGATTGAATCACTTGAAGAGCTGGAAATGGCGGTGCATGACGGAAGGGTGGAGCAGTTATCGGGCATGGGAAAACGGCGTACTGAAGGTCTTGCTGAAACGCTTAATTCCATTCTGAGCCGCTCCAAAAGAAGGCGTATGCATGAAATAGAAAAACAGCCATCGGTTCCCCTGCTCCTCGAAATAGATCGGGAATACCGTCAGAAAGCAGATGAAGGCAAGTTACATACAATTGCTCCCCGCCGATTCAATCCCGACCATGATGCATGGTTGCCCATCATGAATACCCAGCGTGACGGCTGGAAATTTACCGCCATGTACTCCAATACCCATAAGGCTCATGAATTCGGTAAAACCCATGAATGGGTGGTGATATACTACAGCCATGACAGCGTTGAAGATCAATGCACGGTTGTAAGCTATTCCCGCGGTTCCATGAAAGGAAAACGCGTCATACGCGGCAGAGAACAGGAATCGCTGAAATAA
- a CDS encoding FAD-containing oxidoreductase, producing MNETLPLQPHDRFNQELEANTHPPEWKNPSPAPTYNLVVIGGGTAGLVCAAGAAGLGGKVALIEERLMGGDCLNFGCVPSKALIRSSRENADIRSAKEFGIDLSQAPSQNFTAVMDRMRRLRARISPHDSAERFKQLGVDVFLGSGRFTSPDTVQVESSTLTFRKAVIATGARPAALPIEGLAETGYQTNETIFSLTEFPRRFAVIGGGPLGCELAQAFSRLGSSVTILDKAPHLLPREDQEAAELLQKIFAGENIDLKQTVRVSRIEKHNGDKVIRYRKNDTDAEVIVDEILLAAGRAPNIDGLDLEKAEVEYDPRRGVIVDDHLQTTNSSIYAAGDCCSRYKFTHIAEAQARIALQNALFLGRKKMSSLTIPWCTYTDPEIAHTGMYEKDSQGRDIEMDTFKIDLSEIDRAVVDGEEDGFVKIHTVRNSDKILGATIVARHAGEMISELTLAITGNIGLKTIAATIHPYPTQSEIIKHAADAYNRSRLTPGIKKLFSLWLQWRR from the coding sequence ATGAATGAAACACTTCCACTACAACCTCATGATCGATTTAATCAGGAGCTTGAAGCCAATACTCATCCTCCCGAATGGAAAAACCCCTCACCTGCGCCCACGTACAATCTGGTTGTGATTGGCGGTGGAACTGCGGGCCTTGTCTGCGCAGCCGGTGCTGCCGGACTGGGCGGCAAGGTTGCGCTTATCGAAGAACGTCTTATGGGCGGTGATTGTCTGAATTTCGGCTGTGTCCCCTCAAAGGCGCTCATTCGGTCTTCCCGGGAAAATGCCGATATACGTTCTGCAAAAGAGTTTGGTATTGATCTGTCTCAGGCGCCCAGTCAGAATTTTACCGCAGTTATGGACCGTATGCGGCGTTTACGGGCGCGGATCAGCCCCCATGATTCGGCAGAACGGTTCAAACAGCTGGGTGTGGATGTCTTCTTAGGTAGTGGACGCTTTACGAGCCCGGACACCGTCCAGGTTGAATCATCGACACTTACATTCAGGAAAGCCGTGATCGCCACCGGCGCCCGTCCGGCGGCCCTTCCCATAGAAGGCCTTGCCGAAACCGGGTATCAGACCAATGAAACCATCTTTTCACTCACCGAATTCCCCCGGCGTTTTGCCGTTATCGGAGGCGGTCCTCTGGGATGCGAACTGGCTCAGGCATTTTCCCGCCTCGGATCCTCGGTCACAATTCTCGACAAGGCGCCGCACCTGCTGCCACGTGAAGACCAGGAAGCCGCCGAATTACTCCAGAAAATATTTGCCGGAGAAAATATCGACCTGAAACAGACAGTACGAGTATCCCGGATCGAAAAACATAATGGCGACAAGGTTATCCGCTACCGGAAAAACGATACGGACGCCGAAGTGATCGTCGATGAAATTCTCCTTGCCGCAGGCCGTGCGCCCAATATCGATGGTCTGGATCTGGAAAAAGCCGAGGTCGAATATGATCCTCGGCGAGGCGTTATTGTCGACGACCATCTCCAAACAACCAACTCCAGTATCTATGCCGCCGGTGACTGTTGTTCCAGATACAAATTCACTCATATTGCCGAAGCCCAAGCGCGGATTGCCCTGCAAAATGCGCTCTTTCTGGGCCGGAAAAAGATGAGTTCCCTGACTATACCCTGGTGCACCTATACCGATCCCGAAATCGCCCATACAGGAATGTATGAAAAGGATTCGCAGGGACGCGATATTGAGATGGACACCTTTAAAATCGATCTCTCTGAAATCGACCGGGCGGTTGTCGACGGCGAAGAAGATGGTTTTGTAAAGATCCATACGGTACGGAATTCGGACAAAATACTCGGGGCTACTATCGTGGCTCGTCATGCAGGTGAAATGATCAGCGAACTCACCCTGGCAATCACGGGAAATATCGGCCTCAAAACAATCGCTGCAACAATTCACCCCTACCCTACCCAGTCGGAAATTATCAAGCATGCCGCGGACGCCTACAACCGTTCCCGGTTAACTCCCGGCATAAAGAAACTGTTTTCCCTGTGGCTTCAATGGCGCCGGTAG